The following are encoded in a window of Streptomyces griseiscabiei genomic DNA:
- a CDS encoding cation:dicarboxylate symporter family transporter yields MLRTSLFLQVGLALALGLLVGRLWPDVGTAVQPLGDGFVRLIKAVIAPLVFCVVVTGIAKAGNLRAFGRIGLKALIWFEVATTFALLIGLVAGNLFAPGAGMNVDPAKLDAGAVDDRTGGGSLPSTSEFLLHALPESAVGAFAENSLLQVLVLACLVGAALLHLGHTKVPKILPAVEQAQEVVFAIVGFIMKLAPLAVFGATAHLVGQYGLGVMSTYGKLIAVCYGVAALFLLLLAVVLKAVTGLSLWQFVRYTREEMLLALGTASSETVMPRMMQKLRHAGCRDDAVGLVVPTGYSFNLDGASIYLSIATLFIAQAVGVDLTLGQQVTVVLMLMLTSKGMAGVPGSAFLALSATASALGVIPAGAVALLLGVDRIMDSMRVATNLLGNCVAAFGVSRWEGALDTARAKKVLGGEMPFVEESDDEPHGEPSGTAAAPEPLPAAGPEAPLKSGLAAPREALVGPREPAEAQAEPSKNRPLETP; encoded by the coding sequence CTGCTGCGCACCTCACTGTTCCTTCAGGTCGGCCTCGCCCTGGCGCTCGGGCTTCTCGTGGGACGGCTCTGGCCCGATGTGGGCACGGCCGTCCAACCGCTGGGCGACGGCTTCGTGAGGCTCATCAAGGCGGTGATCGCGCCGCTGGTGTTCTGTGTCGTCGTCACCGGCATCGCCAAGGCCGGGAATCTGCGGGCGTTCGGGCGGATCGGCCTCAAGGCCCTGATCTGGTTCGAGGTGGCGACCACGTTCGCCCTGCTCATCGGCCTGGTCGCGGGCAACCTCTTCGCCCCGGGCGCCGGGATGAACGTCGACCCGGCCAAGCTCGACGCCGGAGCGGTCGACGACCGGACGGGCGGCGGTTCGCTGCCGTCGACCAGTGAGTTCCTGCTGCACGCGCTGCCCGAGAGCGCGGTGGGCGCCTTCGCCGAGAACTCGCTGCTCCAGGTCCTGGTCCTGGCCTGTCTGGTGGGCGCCGCGCTGCTGCATCTCGGCCACACCAAGGTGCCCAAGATCCTGCCCGCCGTCGAGCAGGCGCAGGAGGTCGTCTTCGCGATCGTCGGCTTCATCATGAAGCTCGCCCCGCTCGCCGTCTTCGGGGCCACCGCCCACCTCGTCGGGCAGTACGGGCTGGGCGTGATGTCGACGTACGGCAAGCTCATCGCCGTCTGCTACGGCGTGGCCGCGCTGTTCCTGCTGCTGCTCGCGGTCGTGCTCAAGGCGGTCACCGGGCTGAGCCTGTGGCAGTTCGTCCGCTACACCCGTGAGGAGATGCTGCTCGCGCTGGGCACCGCCTCCAGCGAGACCGTCATGCCCCGCATGATGCAGAAGCTGCGCCACGCCGGGTGCCGGGACGACGCCGTGGGGCTCGTGGTGCCCACGGGGTACTCCTTCAACCTCGACGGCGCGTCCATCTACCTCTCCATCGCCACGCTCTTCATCGCCCAGGCCGTCGGCGTCGACCTCACGCTCGGCCAGCAGGTCACCGTCGTCCTGATGCTGATGCTCACCAGCAAGGGCATGGCGGGCGTCCCCGGTTCGGCCTTCCTCGCCCTCTCCGCGACCGCCTCCGCGCTCGGGGTCATCCCCGCCGGCGCGGTCGCCCTCCTCCTCGGCGTCGACCGCATCATGGACTCCATGCGCGTCGCCACCAACCTCCTCGGCAACTGCGTCGCCGCCTTCGGCGTCTCCCGCTGGGAGGGCGCCCTCGACACGGCCCGCGCGAAGAAGGTACTGGGCGGAGAGATGCCCTTCGTGGAGGAGTCGGACGACGAGCCCCACGGCGAACCGAGCGGCACCGCGGCCGCACCTGAGCCCCTGCCCGCCGCCGGACCGGAGGCCCCGCTCAAGTCCGGCCTCGCGGCCCCGCGCGAGGCCCTCGTCGGCCCCCGCGAACCCGCCGAGGCCCAGGCCGAGCCGAGCAAGAACCGCCCGCTGGAGACACCTTGA
- a CDS encoding aldehyde dehydrogenase yields the protein MSDKIIVAGVSVDTRHWIGGRRVASAGTFTDVSPIDGRVLGEIARGGAAEVEAAVAAAREAFPAWAATPRAERARLLHAVADGVEKRLEELAIVETNDNGALLRSHRRGVMPRVAHNFRFFADRLLTLEHEEFETRGHANHVSWDPAGPSVLITPWNAPLMLATWKVAPALAAGNTVILKPAEWTPLTASLLADIAAEAGLPAGVLNVVQGYGSEIGDALTSHPDVRRISFTGSVPTAKRIAASAAPNLTPLSLELGGKSPLLVFADADLELAVDLAVEQYDNAGQVCLAATRFLVEESVAEEFTRRFVEKAGALVQGDPRDETTDIGPNIHPLQLEKIDGFVRRAVADGARVVVGGHPKDGQYYAPTLLTDVAQDSEIVQEEVFGPVLTLQTFTDEDEAVRLANDTRFGLAATVATGDTERAARVTERLVAGTVWVNCFFVRDLRAPFGGSRHSGVGREGGTWSFDFYCDLKNTVTAPNGGNQDHG from the coding sequence ATGTCTGACAAGATCATCGTCGCCGGGGTCTCCGTCGACACCCGACACTGGATCGGTGGGCGGCGGGTCGCCTCCGCCGGGACCTTCACCGATGTCTCCCCCATCGACGGGCGCGTTCTCGGTGAGATCGCCCGTGGCGGTGCGGCCGAGGTCGAGGCCGCCGTCGCCGCCGCCCGGGAGGCGTTCCCCGCCTGGGCCGCCACCCCTCGCGCCGAGCGCGCCCGTCTGCTGCACGCCGTCGCCGACGGGGTCGAGAAGCGGCTCGAAGAGCTGGCGATCGTCGAGACGAACGACAACGGGGCCCTGCTGCGCTCCCACCGCCGAGGCGTCATGCCCCGGGTGGCGCACAACTTCCGGTTCTTCGCGGACCGGCTGCTGACGCTGGAGCACGAGGAGTTCGAGACACGCGGGCACGCCAACCACGTGAGCTGGGACCCGGCGGGGCCGTCCGTGCTGATCACTCCGTGGAACGCGCCGCTGATGCTGGCCACCTGGAAGGTCGCGCCGGCGCTGGCGGCCGGCAACACGGTGATTCTGAAGCCCGCCGAGTGGACACCGCTGACCGCGTCGCTGCTGGCGGACATCGCCGCCGAGGCGGGGCTGCCCGCCGGGGTGCTCAATGTCGTACAGGGGTACGGGTCGGAGATCGGTGACGCGCTCACCTCGCATCCGGACGTACGGCGGATCAGCTTCACCGGGTCGGTGCCGACGGCCAAGCGGATCGCCGCGTCGGCGGCGCCGAACCTCACTCCGCTCAGCCTCGAACTGGGCGGCAAGTCACCGCTGCTGGTGTTCGCGGACGCCGATCTGGAGCTGGCCGTCGACCTCGCGGTGGAGCAGTACGACAACGCCGGGCAGGTCTGTCTCGCGGCCACCCGGTTCCTGGTGGAGGAATCGGTCGCCGAGGAGTTCACCCGGAGGTTCGTCGAGAAGGCCGGAGCCCTCGTACAGGGGGACCCCCGGGACGAGACCACCGACATCGGGCCCAACATCCATCCCCTGCAGCTGGAGAAGATCGACGGGTTCGTGCGGCGGGCGGTCGCGGACGGGGCCCGGGTGGTCGTCGGCGGGCACCCGAAGGACGGGCAGTACTACGCGCCCACGCTGCTCACCGATGTCGCCCAGGACTCGGAGATCGTGCAGGAGGAGGTCTTCGGGCCGGTCCTGACCCTGCAGACCTTCACCGACGAGGACGAGGCGGTCCGGCTCGCCAACGACACCCGGTTCGGACTGGCGGCCACCGTCGCCACCGGTGACACCGAGCGCGCCGCGCGGGTGACCGAGCGGCTGGTCGCGGGCACGGTCTGGGTGAACTGCTTCTTCGTCCGCGACCTGCGGGCGCCCTTCGGCGGCTCCCGGCACTCCGGGGTCGGCCGGGAGGGCGGCACCTGGAGCTTCGACTTCTACTGCGACCTGAAGAACACCGTGACCGCGCCGAACGGAGGGAACCAGGACCATGGGTGA
- a CDS encoding ferredoxin, giving the protein MKVVVDMNKCQDHGQCVFAAPDVFQLDGNGRLAYVSDPDDALLDEVEEAADVCPLQAIRIEA; this is encoded by the coding sequence ATGAAGGTCGTCGTCGACATGAACAAGTGCCAGGACCACGGGCAGTGTGTCTTCGCCGCCCCCGACGTCTTCCAGCTCGACGGGAACGGGCGCCTGGCCTATGTCAGCGACCCCGACGACGCGCTGCTCGACGAGGTCGAGGAAGCCGCCGACGTCTGTCCGCTGCAGGCCATCCGGATCGAGGCCTGA
- a CDS encoding cytochrome P450, with protein sequence MTTSAHLPTAFAREAVEEPMPLDDVNLADLDNFTDGITPWRMFHTLRHHDPVHWQPEEAPNSGFWSVTRHADIATVDRDAETFTSTKFVNLEEVDDDQIRTRASILELDGVRHRALRSLLQRQFGANVINSYADFLRGLTATTLDTALAKGTFDFVADVSADFPINVLARLLDVPPEDNQKLIDWGNRIIGNTDPDYADVLLGSAESEQYKHLPFRSPASLEVFEYGRELARQRRGGDGTDLVSRLVNTTPRDGVPLSAQDFDNYFLLLVVAGNETTRHTITHSMLALLQHPEQLARLQEDPSLIPLATEEFLRWASPVYHFRRTATRDVDLGGKRIKEGDKVVMWYASGNRDEAVFGDPYDFDVARADNDHVTFGKGSPHLCLGNLLARTEIRIMFEELIPRLADIRLAGEVPRVRSNFVNGIKKLPVEVTLA encoded by the coding sequence ATGACCACTTCCGCCCACCTTCCCACCGCCTTCGCCCGCGAGGCCGTGGAAGAGCCCATGCCGCTGGACGACGTAAACCTCGCCGACCTCGACAACTTCACCGACGGCATCACACCGTGGCGCATGTTCCACACCCTGCGCCACCACGACCCCGTGCACTGGCAGCCCGAGGAGGCCCCCAACTCCGGCTTCTGGTCGGTCACCCGGCACGCCGACATCGCCACCGTCGACCGCGACGCCGAGACCTTCACCTCCACGAAGTTCGTCAACCTCGAAGAGGTCGACGACGACCAGATCAGGACCCGCGCCTCCATCCTCGAACTGGACGGCGTCCGCCACCGCGCCCTGCGCAGCCTGCTCCAGCGCCAGTTCGGCGCCAACGTCATCAACAGCTACGCCGACTTCCTGCGCGGCCTCACCGCCACCACCCTCGACACCGCCCTCGCCAAGGGCACCTTCGACTTCGTCGCCGACGTCTCCGCGGACTTCCCCATCAACGTCCTCGCCCGACTCCTCGACGTCCCCCCGGAGGACAACCAGAAGCTCATCGACTGGGGCAACCGCATCATCGGCAACACCGACCCCGACTACGCCGACGTCCTGCTCGGCAGCGCGGAGAGCGAGCAGTACAAGCATCTGCCCTTCCGCTCGCCCGCCTCCCTCGAAGTCTTCGAGTACGGCCGTGAACTGGCCCGGCAGCGCCGCGGCGGCGACGGCACCGACCTGGTCTCCCGGCTCGTCAACACCACCCCGCGCGACGGGGTCCCGCTCTCCGCGCAGGACTTCGACAACTACTTCCTGCTGCTCGTCGTCGCCGGCAACGAGACCACCCGCCACACCATCACCCACTCCATGCTGGCCCTGCTCCAGCACCCCGAGCAGCTCGCCCGCCTCCAGGAGGACCCCTCCCTGATCCCGCTGGCGACCGAGGAGTTCCTGCGCTGGGCGTCCCCCGTCTACCACTTCCGCCGCACCGCGACCCGTGACGTCGACCTCGGCGGCAAGCGGATCAAGGAGGGCGACAAGGTCGTCATGTGGTACGCCTCCGGCAACCGCGACGAGGCGGTCTTCGGCGACCCCTACGACTTCGACGTGGCCCGCGCCGACAACGACCATGTCACCTTCGGCAAGGGCAGCCCGCACCTGTGCCTGGGCAATCTGCTGGCCCGCACCGAGATCCGCATCATGTTCGAGGAGCTGATCCCGCGCCTCGCCGACATCCGCCTCGCCGGCGAGGTGCCCCGCGTCCGCTCCAACTTCGTCAACGGCATCAAGAAACTGCCGGTCGAGGTCACCCTCGCCTGA
- a CDS encoding FAD-dependent monooxygenase, producing the protein MRAIVVGAGIGGLAATLSLRHAGCEVTLVEQAPRFTEIGAGIQLAPNATRVLRRLGVLDAVDARSSRPSRLSFRTWSDGGEICHYALGRAAEDAFGAPYLQVHRADLHQALAAAVPPAAVRLDTVAVGIDQDDTSARVTTADGDRLTADLVVAADGIRSAARRWLFGADEALFSGTAAYRSLVPAERVADLDLPEYALWLGPGRHVVHYWVRGGELLNVVGVVGTDAARESWTARAEPEEQLRAFEGWDPRVRDVLGRTGTVLRQGIHTRAPLARWNVGRVTLLGDSAHAMVPFQAQGAAQALVDAAVLGDCLTGAAPADVPDALDRYVRRRLATATRVQAGSARAGEDYHLPDGPEALARDARLAARAAENEFGPHAGAWGIDEA; encoded by the coding sequence ATGCGGGCGATCGTCGTGGGGGCGGGCATCGGCGGACTGGCCGCGACCCTGAGTCTGCGGCACGCCGGGTGCGAGGTGACCCTGGTCGAGCAGGCGCCGCGCTTCACCGAGATCGGCGCCGGTATCCAGCTGGCGCCGAACGCCACCCGCGTCCTGCGCCGGCTCGGCGTCCTCGACGCGGTCGACGCCCGGTCCTCCCGGCCGTCCCGGCTGAGCTTTCGCACCTGGTCCGACGGCGGCGAGATCTGCCACTACGCGCTGGGCCGCGCGGCCGAGGACGCGTTCGGGGCGCCGTATCTCCAGGTCCACCGGGCCGATCTGCACCAGGCCCTCGCCGCCGCGGTGCCGCCCGCCGCGGTGCGGCTGGACACCGTCGCCGTGGGCATCGACCAGGACGACACCTCCGCGCGGGTGACGACGGCCGACGGCGACCGGCTGACGGCGGACCTGGTCGTCGCCGCGGACGGTATACGATCCGCCGCCCGCCGATGGCTCTTCGGCGCCGACGAGGCGCTGTTCTCGGGGACCGCCGCCTACCGCTCGCTGGTGCCGGCCGAGCGGGTGGCCGACCTCGACCTCCCGGAGTACGCCCTCTGGCTCGGACCCGGACGGCACGTCGTGCACTACTGGGTACGGGGCGGCGAACTGCTCAACGTCGTGGGCGTCGTCGGCACCGACGCGGCCCGCGAGTCATGGACCGCCCGCGCCGAGCCGGAGGAGCAACTGCGCGCGTTCGAGGGGTGGGACCCCCGGGTGCGCGACGTCCTCGGCCGCACCGGCACGGTGCTCCGCCAGGGCATCCACACCCGCGCCCCGCTCGCCCGCTGGAACGTCGGCCGGGTCACGCTGCTCGGCGACAGCGCCCACGCCATGGTGCCCTTCCAGGCCCAGGGTGCCGCCCAGGCCCTCGTCGACGCGGCCGTCCTCGGTGACTGCCTCACGGGCGCGGCACCGGCCGACGTGCCCGACGCGCTCGACCGGTACGTGCGCCGACGGCTGGCCACCGCCACACGGGTGCAGGCCGGGTCGGCGCGGGCCGGTGAGGACTACCACCTCCCGGACGGGCCGGAGGCGCTCGCCCGCGACGCCCGGCTGGCCGCGCGGGCGGCGGAGAACGAGTTCGGCCCGCACGCGGGCGCGTGGGGGATCGACGAGGCGTAG
- a CDS encoding NAD(P)/FAD-dependent oxidoreductase → MSTRVVVAGASMAGLRAAEQLRAAGWTGAVTVVGDEPHMPYNRPPLSKEVLAGKAPFESLAFRPRASVADVEWRLGTKVVASRLADRTVALDDGSVLAYDALVVATGMRPRRLRCPGPLTGRHTVRTLADAQGLRDELTRPGVRVVVVGAGFIGCEVAATAVGLGVAEVTVVDPLELPMVGPLGELLGRALLRRHEERGVRFALGRGVAGFEGEDRVTGVVLDDGTVLPADVVVESVGSVANVEWLEGNGLDLSDGVLTCAQLRVGGRPEVVAVGDVARFPNARYDGVPRRVEHWSIPTDTAKHAAKVLTGAELPPFAPLPTFWSDQHDFRLQSFGAPVLGRDDVRVLDGDPAADVLVGYHHGGRLVGVVALGGPRAVSAAARYRAELLKQPALTA, encoded by the coding sequence ATGAGCACACGCGTTGTCGTGGCCGGCGCCTCCATGGCCGGGCTGCGCGCCGCCGAGCAGCTGCGCGCGGCCGGCTGGACCGGGGCGGTCACCGTCGTCGGCGACGAGCCCCACATGCCGTACAACCGGCCCCCGCTCTCCAAGGAGGTGCTGGCCGGAAAGGCGCCCTTCGAGTCGCTGGCCTTCCGCCCCCGGGCGAGCGTGGCCGACGTGGAGTGGCGCCTCGGTACGAAGGTCGTCGCCTCCCGCCTGGCCGACCGGACCGTCGCACTGGACGACGGCTCGGTGCTCGCCTACGACGCCCTGGTCGTCGCCACCGGGATGCGGCCCCGGCGGCTGCGCTGCCCCGGCCCCCTGACCGGCCGGCACACGGTCCGCACCCTCGCCGACGCGCAGGGCCTGCGGGACGAGCTGACCCGGCCCGGGGTCCGGGTGGTCGTGGTCGGTGCCGGTTTCATCGGCTGCGAGGTCGCCGCCACCGCCGTGGGACTCGGCGTCGCCGAGGTCACCGTCGTCGATCCGCTGGAGCTGCCCATGGTCGGGCCGCTCGGCGAACTCCTCGGGCGCGCGCTGCTGCGGCGGCACGAGGAGCGCGGGGTGCGGTTCGCGCTCGGCAGGGGCGTCGCCGGGTTCGAGGGCGAGGACCGGGTCACCGGCGTCGTGCTGGACGACGGGACCGTCCTGCCCGCCGACGTGGTCGTGGAGTCGGTGGGCTCGGTCGCCAACGTGGAGTGGCTGGAGGGCAACGGCCTCGACCTCTCCGACGGCGTGCTCACCTGCGCCCAGCTGCGGGTCGGCGGCCGACCCGAGGTGGTCGCCGTCGGTGATGTCGCCCGGTTCCCCAACGCCCGCTACGACGGCGTGCCCCGCCGGGTCGAGCACTGGTCCATCCCCACCGACACCGCCAAGCACGCGGCGAAGGTCCTCACCGGCGCCGAGCTGCCGCCCTTCGCGCCGCTTCCCACGTTCTGGAGCGACCAGCACGACTTCCGGCTCCAGTCCTTCGGCGCACCCGTGCTCGGCCGGGACGACGTACGGGTCCTGGACGGCGACCCCGCCGCCGATGTCCTGGTCGGTTACCACCACGGCGGCCGGCTGGTCGGCGTCGTCGCGCTCGGCGGCCCCCGGGCCGTGTCCGCCGCCGCCCGCTACCGCGCCGAACTGCTGAAGCAGCCCGCCCTCACCGCGTAA
- a CDS encoding glutamine synthetase family protein, translating into MSASETPAVRHQAVAHHQERLAAEGIDVVRVTYPDLIGTDRARDVLLEQLPTACEHGLAFCKAVYHTSPQGDVVPVAGGLDAGLPDIHVRPDLDTLVALPWEPGVATCLGETIDPATGAPAPESPRDLLRSVLARCAEQGLRPVVGPELEYFLCDEDPGSPSGWKRYSGAAGVVYTAGLRADPDNHLLRTLRQLRDLRIGVTNGNHEFDGGQFEINLTHSEALSAADRSFRFKAAVKELARKEGRLATFMARPFNDAGGSGFHLHLSCDDEQGNNAFDDPEGRYGLSTTARHAIAGVLAHAPALAALANPTVNSYKRFGPDTLAPWLIDWGLDNRSAMVRIPPERGLGARLELRLGDAGANPYLLIAGTIAAALLGVLAGEEPAAPLEGYGYDTARAAVLPMSLPAALDALEADTALTEILGKDFTTSYLTYKRDEVARFQRHVTDWEFTEYAYHL; encoded by the coding sequence GTGAGCGCATCCGAAACACCGGCCGTCAGGCACCAAGCCGTCGCGCACCACCAGGAGCGGCTGGCCGCCGAGGGCATCGACGTGGTCCGGGTGACCTATCCGGACCTGATCGGCACCGACCGGGCCCGTGACGTGCTGCTGGAGCAGCTGCCGACGGCGTGCGAACACGGCCTCGCCTTCTGCAAGGCCGTCTACCACACCTCGCCGCAGGGCGATGTCGTCCCCGTCGCGGGCGGTCTGGACGCCGGACTGCCGGACATCCACGTCCGCCCGGACCTCGACACCCTGGTCGCCCTGCCCTGGGAGCCCGGCGTCGCCACCTGTCTCGGCGAGACCATCGACCCGGCCACCGGGGCACCCGCCCCCGAGTCCCCCCGGGACCTGCTGCGCTCGGTGCTCGCCCGCTGCGCCGAACAGGGCCTGCGCCCGGTGGTCGGCCCCGAGCTCGAATACTTCCTCTGCGACGAGGACCCCGGCTCCCCGAGCGGCTGGAAGCGCTACTCCGGCGCCGCCGGCGTCGTCTACACCGCCGGTCTGCGCGCCGACCCCGACAACCACCTCCTGCGCACCCTGCGCCAGCTCCGCGATCTGCGCATCGGGGTCACCAACGGCAACCACGAGTTCGACGGCGGCCAGTTCGAGATCAACCTCACCCACTCCGAGGCCCTCAGCGCCGCCGACCGCTCCTTCCGCTTCAAGGCCGCCGTCAAGGAACTTGCGCGCAAGGAGGGCCGCCTCGCCACCTTCATGGCCCGGCCCTTCAACGACGCGGGCGGCTCCGGCTTCCACCTCCACCTCTCCTGCGACGACGAGCAGGGGAACAACGCCTTCGACGACCCCGAGGGCCGGTACGGGCTGTCCACGACCGCCCGGCACGCCATCGCCGGTGTCCTCGCCCACGCCCCGGCCCTCGCCGCCCTCGCCAACCCCACCGTCAACTCCTACAAGCGCTTCGGCCCGGACACCCTCGCCCCCTGGCTGATCGACTGGGGCCTGGACAACCGCAGCGCCATGGTCCGCATCCCGCCCGAGCGCGGCTTGGGCGCCCGCCTCGAACTGCGCCTCGGCGACGCCGGCGCCAACCCGTATCTGCTGATCGCCGGCACCATCGCCGCCGCGCTGCTCGGGGTGCTGGCGGGCGAGGAACCCGCCGCCCCCCTGGAGGGCTACGGCTACGACACCGCCCGCGCGGCCGTCCTGCCGATGAGCCTGCCCGCCGCTCTCGACGCGCTGGAGGCGGACACCGCACTCACCGAGATCCTCGGCAAGGACTTCACCACCTCGTACCTCACCTACAAGCGCGACGAGGTCGCACGCTTCCAACGGCACGTCACCGACTGGGAGTTCACCGAGTACGCCTACCACCTGTGA
- a CDS encoding acetoacetate decarboxylase family protein yields MSAVRGYFHPKTASGASSLIPAPPWRYSGDLLTVEYRTDPARVRELLPEPLELADEDPGAVALIWADWQSCSASGAELLDPVLSQYKEAFAVVRCGYKGRTYSRCVYIWVDKDFAIARGLHQGYPKKLGSIHQTRPHPYGPAPRIAAGARFGATLAAADRRLAQTVVTLREPAETNGFVNAHPMAHHRWLPSIENGKGLALDELIETGAASFEAGQAWMGEAELELFEAPTEELARLEVREPIAAYYRQVGVVWDGGRLLESGTSEAVAE; encoded by the coding sequence ATGTCTGCTGTCCGTGGCTACTTCCACCCCAAGACGGCGAGCGGTGCCTCGTCGCTGATCCCCGCCCCGCCGTGGCGCTACTCGGGCGACCTGCTCACCGTCGAGTACCGCACGGACCCGGCGCGGGTACGTGAGCTGCTGCCCGAGCCGCTGGAACTGGCCGACGAGGACCCGGGCGCGGTCGCGCTGATCTGGGCCGACTGGCAGTCCTGCTCCGCGTCGGGGGCCGAGCTGCTCGATCCGGTGCTCTCGCAGTACAAGGAGGCCTTCGCGGTCGTCCGCTGCGGGTACAAGGGGCGGACGTACTCGCGGTGCGTCTACATCTGGGTCGACAAGGACTTCGCGATCGCCCGTGGGCTGCACCAGGGGTATCCGAAGAAGCTCGGGTCCATCCACCAGACGCGGCCCCATCCGTACGGGCCCGCTCCGCGGATCGCCGCCGGGGCGCGGTTCGGGGCGACGCTGGCCGCCGCCGACCGGCGCCTCGCCCAGACCGTGGTCACGCTGCGGGAGCCCGCGGAGACCAACGGGTTCGTGAACGCGCACCCCATGGCGCACCACCGGTGGCTGCCGTCCATCGAGAACGGCAAGGGGCTGGCGCTCGACGAGCTGATCGAGACCGGGGCGGCGTCCTTCGAGGCGGGTCAGGCGTGGATGGGTGAGGCCGAGCTGGAGTTGTTCGAGGCGCCTACGGAGGAGTTGGCTCGGCTGGAGGTTCGTGAGCCGATCGCCGCGTACTACCGGCAGGTGGGCGTTGTCTGGGACGGCGGACGGTTGTTGGAGTCCGGGACGTCCGAAGCGGTTGCCGAGTGA
- a CDS encoding 3,4-dihydroxyphenylacetate 2,3-dioxygenase, which yields MGEIVGAGLLAHVPTIVLPEADRLELNEGREITLVTGLRQLRKDVFERDDYDTVVVLDSHWATTVEFVVTAQQRRAGLFTSEELPRGMCRMPYDFPGDPELAHNIEKFADKHGTWITAIEDEYLPIYYATINLWKFLGEGLPDKRWVTIGVCQTGDMEDHLRLGRALADGIAATEGRRVLVIASGALSHTFWPLRELRDHESSDPVHIFTPEAREADHERIAWFKEGRHDRVLDTMDAFWKYKPEAKFFHYLMMAGALGERACTARARQYGAYENSIGTGQVHLWFDRPADGWTGSTPTTTTTEPTHA from the coding sequence ATGGGTGAGATCGTCGGGGCCGGGCTGCTCGCCCACGTCCCCACCATCGTGCTGCCGGAGGCCGACCGGCTGGAGCTGAACGAGGGCAGGGAGATCACCCTCGTCACCGGGCTCCGGCAGTTGCGCAAGGACGTCTTCGAGCGCGACGACTACGACACCGTCGTCGTCCTCGACTCCCACTGGGCCACCACGGTCGAGTTCGTGGTCACCGCCCAGCAGCGCAGGGCCGGGCTCTTCACCTCCGAGGAGCTGCCGCGCGGGATGTGCCGGATGCCGTACGACTTCCCCGGTGACCCCGAACTCGCCCACAACATCGAGAAGTTCGCCGACAAGCACGGCACCTGGATCACCGCGATCGAGGACGAGTACCTGCCGATCTACTACGCCACGATCAACCTCTGGAAGTTCCTCGGCGAGGGCCTGCCGGACAAGCGGTGGGTGACCATCGGGGTCTGCCAGACCGGGGACATGGAGGACCATCTGCGGCTGGGGCGGGCGCTCGCCGACGGGATCGCCGCGACCGAGGGGCGGCGTGTGCTGGTGATCGCCTCCGGAGCGCTGTCGCACACCTTCTGGCCGTTGCGCGAGCTGCGCGACCACGAGTCCAGCGACCCGGTCCACATCTTCACGCCCGAGGCGCGCGAGGCGGACCACGAGCGCATCGCCTGGTTCAAGGAGGGCCGCCACGACAGGGTCCTCGACACCATGGACGCGTTCTGGAAGTACAAGCCCGAGGCGAAGTTCTTCCACTACCTGATGATGGCCGGCGCGCTCGGCGAGCGGGCCTGCACCGCCAGGGCCCGCCAGTACGGCGCGTACGAGAACTCCATCGGCACCGGACAGGTCCACCTCTGGTTCGACCGCCCCGCCGACGGCTGGACCGGCAGCACCCCTACGACCACCACCACGGAGCCCACCCATGCCTGA
- a CDS encoding ABC transporter ATP-binding protein — protein MDATGTAGLRAERVSRSADGTLILDGVSLAPRPGTVTGLLGPNGSGKSTLLRLLAGVIAPASGVVTLDGEPLDRVGRRAVARRIAVVAQQSDTQVELTVLDVVRLGRVPHRRAWAPVAADDEEAVRTALARTGLTDKAHRSWHTLSGGERQRVQIARALAQEPHELLLDEPTNHLDIQHQLALLTLVGDLRLTSVVALHDLNLAAMYCDRLVILKQGRVVAVGAPHDILTESLIADVYGVRATITRPGPTDRPHIRFLGPLARGGGADGGEGGVG, from the coding sequence ATGGATGCGACAGGGACGGCCGGGCTGCGCGCCGAGCGGGTCTCCCGCAGCGCCGACGGCACGTTGATCCTGGACGGGGTCAGCCTGGCGCCGCGTCCCGGGACCGTCACCGGACTGCTCGGCCCCAACGGCTCGGGCAAGTCCACGCTGCTGCGTCTGCTCGCCGGGGTCATCGCGCCGGCCTCGGGCGTCGTCACCCTCGACGGCGAGCCGCTCGACCGGGTGGGCCGCCGCGCGGTCGCCCGGCGGATCGCCGTGGTGGCCCAACAGTCCGACACCCAGGTCGAGTTGACCGTCCTGGACGTCGTACGGCTGGGCCGTGTCCCGCATCGCCGGGCCTGGGCGCCCGTCGCCGCCGACGACGAGGAGGCCGTCCGTACGGCGCTGGCCCGCACCGGTCTGACCGACAAGGCCCACCGGTCCTGGCACACCCTGTCCGGCGGGGAGCGCCAGCGGGTCCAGATCGCCCGCGCCCTGGCCCAGGAGCCGCACGAGCTGCTCCTGGACGAGCCCACCAACCACCTCGACATCCAGCACCAGCTGGCCCTGCTGACCCTGGTCGGCGACCTCCGCCTCACCAGCGTCGTCGCCCTGCACGATCTGAACCTCGCCGCGATGTACTGCGACCGGCTGGTGATCCTGAAACAGGGCCGCGTCGTGGCCGTCGGCGCCCCCCACGACATCCTCACCGAGTCCCTGATCGCCGACGTCTACGGCGTACGGGCCACGATCACCCGCCCCGGCCCCACCGACCGGCCGCACATCCGCTTCCTGGGGCCACTCGCCCGAGGGGGCGGGGCGGACGGGGGTGAGGGCGGGGTTGGGTGA